The DNA window CCGCCGCTTCCCCCAGATCCACCGGTTAATATGCAAACGTTAACCGACAAACTGGGAAAGGCGCATTGGGTCATGGGAAGATTGGATGGCGTGAGTGCGATTTTGCCAGCTACTCCAATTTTTCTGTACGCATACGTCAGGCAGGAGGCGTTGCTATCATCCCAGATTGAAGGAACCCAGTCATCATTGTCTGATCTGCTACTCTTTGAGGTTGATGATGCACTTGGTAATCCCCCGGATGATGTACAGGAAGTGTCCAACTATGTGGCTGCGATGAATTATGGATTAGAACGTATCGCAGGCGGTTTCCCAGTAAGTCAGCGCTTGATGCTGGAAATACATGAAATCCTCCTTTCCAAAGGGCGTGGGAGTACAAAACTGCCAGGGGAATTTAGGCTATCACAAAATTGGATCGGAGGATCGCGTCCAGAGAATGCTTTGTACGTTCCCCCTCCCCCATGGTGTGTCGCCAATTTGATGAGCGACCTTGAAACATTTATTCACACGGATTATCCCGAATACACCGCTCTGGTCAAGGCTGGTTTGATGCATGTTCAATTTGAAACGATTCATCCATTCTTGGACGGGAATGGGTGCCTAGGGAGATTGATGATTACATTCTTGCTGTGCGCGAGTGGACTTCTAAGACATCCGATTCTCTATCTCAGTCTGCATTTCAAGACATACAGATCTCGTTATTATGAGTTATTACAGCGCGTGCGCACACATGGTGATTGGGAAACATGGCTTGAATTCTTTTTGGATGGTGTGATCCATACGTCGGAGCATGCTATCGAGACTACCCAAAAAATTCTCGAGCTATTTGAGAGAGACCATGAAAAGATTAAACAGTCGGGGAAGCTTGCGTCATCACCACTTCGGATACACAGAGTATTGCAGGAGCGTCCAGTGCTCTCGGCACCGTATGTCGTCAAGAGTGCTGGCATTTCGTTATCGACAGTATACAGTGCCCTCAGGCACCTTCAAAGCATAGGTATCGTGAGAGAAGTGACCGGAAAGAAAAAGAATCGCATTTTCGCGTATGACGAGTATTTTCAGATTTTGAACAAGATCAGTGATCCCACTGCATAAAGAGCCCGACTTAGGAGTAAGACTGACTTTACTGAGCTTGGAATAATGGGTTGTTAGAGAAATTGATGGGAAAGGGATGTAAAGGATGCAAGACCTCTTTATTGACACGAAGAGTTGGTGGATGCGGTGCAGGAGAATTTTGCTCGTTTAGCTCCTACGTACGGTGTTGATTTGGAATGTCCGCTGGCTGCCCTTATCTTTGGTCTGGGAGTTAATCTATTGCGAACAGGGGAGTGCCTTCTCGGTAACGAGAGGGCTTTTTTATGGGCAAAAAACCATGTTAATATCCGGGTAATATGAGTTTTGTACCACGACCTTCAAAGCTTGCATTGGCTGATGGCACGGTAGTCAACGGTACAGCAATTGGTGCCGGTGGTGAGAGTGGAGGGGAACTCTGCTTTAATACAAGTATGACAGGGTACCAGGAGATTCTTACCGATCCCTCCTATCATGGACAGATCATGATGATGACCTATCCTCATATTGGGAATTATGGTGCCCATGATGAGGATACCGAGGCGGCAAAACCAATGGTTTCCGCTTTGGTCGTCCGGGCATTTTCCCAGGAGTATTCCAACTTGCTGGCACAGGAATCCCTGCATAACTATATGGACCGACATGGTCTGGTCGGGATCACGGGAATAGATACCCGAAGACTGGTCCTACACATTCGTAAGTGCGGTGTTATGAATGCTGTGATCTCATCCGTAGACTTGGAGGATAGTTCTCTGATCGAAAAAGCGCAGGATTGGCCCAGCATGGAGGGATTGGAATTAGCGTCCAGAGTGACATGCAGTGAATCTTACGTATTCTCCGATTCAGGTGACCGACGTATTGCGGTCTATGATTTTGGGGTGAAAACGAATATCCTGCGCACGTTTGCAGCACTAGGATGTCAGGTTAGAGTTTTTCCTGGCGCGACCCCCCTGAAAGATGTCTTGTCCTGGTCCCCAGATGGATTATTCTTTTCGAATGGTCCTGGAGACCCGCGCGCCATGCCAGAGGCAGTGGATTGCGTGCGGGAGGCAATGACTACAGAATTACCTCTTTTTGGAATTTGCCTCGGGCATCAACTGATGGCGTTGGCACAGGGGATTGAGGTATTCAAGATGTATGTTGGTCACCGAGGAGCCAATCAGCCGGTCAAAAATCTTGCGACTGGACATGTTGAAGTAACGACTCAGAATCATGGATTCTCAGTTGATCCTGAGTCTGTGTCCGCTAAATTGGCAGACGTTTCCCATCTGAACCTCAATGATCAGACAGTTGAGGGCCTTCGATTTAAGAAATTTCAAGGATTCAGCGTTCAGTATCATCCCGAAGCATCTCCGGGGCCGCATGATAGTCGTTATCTGTTTGAAGAGTACCTAAAGATGTGTTCAAAAACCAAATCCTGATTGATGCC is part of the Rhodothermaceae bacterium genome and encodes:
- a CDS encoding Fic family protein; its protein translation is MQHDKITSRIGSKIVISSVGEERVEAYLPPPLPPDPPVNMQTLTDKLGKAHWVMGRLDGVSAILPATPIFLYAYVRQEALLSSQIEGTQSSLSDLLLFEVDDALGNPPDDVQEVSNYVAAMNYGLERIAGGFPVSQRLMLEIHEILLSKGRGSTKLPGEFRLSQNWIGGSRPENALYVPPPPWCVANLMSDLETFIHTDYPEYTALVKAGLMHVQFETIHPFLDGNGCLGRLMITFLLCASGLLRHPILYLSLHFKTYRSRYYELLQRVRTHGDWETWLEFFLDGVIHTSEHAIETTQKILELFERDHEKIKQSGKLASSPLRIHRVLQERPVLSAPYVVKSAGISLSTVYSALRHLQSIGIVREVTGKKKNRIFAYDEYFQILNKISDPTA
- the carA gene encoding glutamine-hydrolyzing carbamoyl-phosphate synthase small subunit, yielding MSFVPRPSKLALADGTVVNGTAIGAGGESGGELCFNTSMTGYQEILTDPSYHGQIMMMTYPHIGNYGAHDEDTEAAKPMVSALVVRAFSQEYSNLLAQESLHNYMDRHGLVGITGIDTRRLVLHIRKCGVMNAVISSVDLEDSSLIEKAQDWPSMEGLELASRVTCSESYVFSDSGDRRIAVYDFGVKTNILRTFAALGCQVRVFPGATPLKDVLSWSPDGLFFSNGPGDPRAMPEAVDCVREAMTTELPLFGICLGHQLMALAQGIEVFKMYVGHRGANQPVKNLATGHVEVTTQNHGFSVDPESVSAKLADVSHLNLNDQTVEGLRFKKFQGFSVQYHPEASPGPHDSRYLFEEYLKMCSKTKS